Proteins encoded in a region of the Hippopotamus amphibius kiboko isolate mHipAmp2 chromosome 11, mHipAmp2.hap2, whole genome shotgun sequence genome:
- the BCL2 gene encoding apoptosis regulator Bcl-2 isoform X2 gives MAHAGRTGYDNREIVMKYIHYKLSQRGYEWDAGDAGAASLEAAPAPGIFSSQPGRTLAPTRTSPPPPQTAPAAAAGPALSPVPPVVHLTLRQAGDDFSRRYRRDFAEMSSQLHLTPFTARGRFATVVEELFRDGVNWGRIVAFFEFGGVMCVESVNREMSPLVDNIALWMTEYLNRHLHTWIQDNGGWEPALKKSP, from the coding sequence ATGGCGCACGCTGGGAGAACAGGGTATGATAACCGGGAGATAGTGATGAAGTACATCCACTATAAGCTGTCGCAGAGGGGCTACGAGTGGGATGCCGGAGACGCGGGCGCCGCGTCCCTGGAGGCAGCCCCCGCGCCGGGCATCTTCTCCTCCCAGCCGGGGCGCACCCTCGCGCCCACCAGGacctccccgccgccaccccagACCGCCCCTGCCGCAGCCGCGGGGCCTGCGCTCAGCCCCGTGCCACCTGTGGTCCATCTGACCCTGCGCCAGGCCGGGGATGACTTCTCTCGTCGCTACCGCCGCGACTTCGCCGAGATGTCCAGCCAGCTGCACCTGACGCCCTTCACCGCGAGGGGACGCTTTGCCACGGTGGTGGAGGAGCTCTTCAGGGATGGGGTGAACTGGGGGAGGATTGTGGCCTTCTTTGAGTTTGGTGGGGTCATGTGTGTGGAGAGCGTCAACCGGGAGATGTCGCCCCTGGTGGACAACATCGCCCTGTGGATGACTGAGTACCTGAACCGACACCTGCACACCTGGATCCAGGATAACGGAGGCTGG